A region of Streptomyces sp. NBC_01750 DNA encodes the following proteins:
- a CDS encoding polyprenyl synthetase family protein — MALTDAAPDLVEVRRAVDSVLVEFLAAKSRSAPPQLPELLDTLRRFLFAGGKRIRPLMCVCGWYAADGHGDPEPVLRAAASLELFHTCALIHDDVMDDSDTRRGHRSVHASLADRHRSRNGPGDADRFGTNAAILLGDLALTWSDELLHTAGLTTAQLRAALAVVDAMRSEIMFGQYLDLLGTGRAHGSIARALTVSRFKTAKYTVERPLHLGGALAGCSGAVRDACTAYALPIGEAFQLRDDLLGGFGDPAATGKPSTDDFRHGKCTVLMALAVVRATPAQRRLLHALVGRPDLTEEQADAVRAVLEATGARLAVERMIARRHRQAMKALDRAPFPEAAIETLRQLAHAASVRTS, encoded by the coding sequence ATGGCCCTCACCGATGCCGCGCCGGACCTGGTGGAGGTCCGCCGCGCGGTCGACTCCGTGCTTGTGGAGTTTCTGGCGGCGAAGAGCCGTTCCGCTCCTCCTCAACTCCCGGAACTCCTCGATACGTTACGCCGATTCCTCTTCGCAGGCGGCAAGCGAATACGGCCGCTGATGTGTGTGTGCGGATGGTATGCCGCGGATGGTCACGGAGACCCGGAGCCAGTGCTGCGGGCGGCGGCATCTCTGGAGCTGTTCCACACCTGCGCCCTCATTCACGACGACGTCATGGACGACAGTGACACCCGCAGAGGGCATCGAAGCGTCCACGCGTCCCTGGCCGACCGCCACCGGAGCCGCAATGGCCCCGGGGACGCAGACCGGTTCGGCACAAACGCAGCCATCCTGCTCGGCGACCTCGCACTGACCTGGTCCGACGAGTTGCTGCACACAGCCGGTCTCACGACCGCCCAACTGCGCGCGGCCCTTGCCGTGGTGGACGCCATGCGTAGCGAGATCATGTTCGGCCAGTATCTCGACCTGCTCGGGACCGGCAGGGCGCACGGCAGTATTGCCCGTGCCCTGACCGTGAGCCGCTTCAAGACGGCGAAATACACCGTCGAGCGACCGCTGCATCTCGGTGGCGCCCTGGCCGGCTGCAGCGGCGCCGTGCGGGATGCCTGCACCGCCTACGCCCTTCCCATCGGAGAGGCATTCCAGCTCCGGGACGACCTGCTGGGGGGATTCGGCGATCCTGCGGCGACCGGCAAACCCAGCACCGACGACTTCCGCCACGGCAAGTGCACCGTTCTGATGGCCCTCGCCGTCGTACGGGCCACTCCGGCGCAACGCCGCCTGCTGCATGCTCTGGTGGGCCGTCCCGATCTGACCGAGGAGCAAGCCGATGCGGTACGGGCCGTTCTGGAAGCCACCGGCGCCCGCCTCGCGGTGGAACGGATGATAGCCCGTCGCCACCGGCAAGCCATGAAGGCCCTGGATCGCGCCCCTTTCCCGGAGGCGGCCATCGAAACCTTGCGCCAACTCGCCCACGCCGCCTCTGTGAGGACGTCATGA
- a CDS encoding terpene synthase family protein: protein MTEFFLPELPRLLPVAYHPKAAQIEFRSNGWVRSRLGDCFASEEDLLRYLRQRNGLYGPLTVPYADEQRALDIADWYQYVTVIDSFVSDRSALGADEASARDVFADIMDDFHGDGGGREDFPYGVAGKELWRRISPGLSPGQIRRFAGALEAFLRACVTEIHFKLTEKVPDYETCMTVRLDSFGCDFIRLMTEYAAAVDMSGLDRLLADVHTHCMRQMIIVNDLLSWRKEHAQGDKMTVVRVLIEREGLGLQQCVDRLRELVDHHERAYIVARDQVLKGPHGMRAEIRAYLNGLNHLIGGSAEFEYLTPRYFGDGFVWDGSTSGWISLTAPVTRFRAQPNANAQPNATSSTDTHTDVESSRPKVATPSLTRS from the coding sequence ATGACCGAATTTTTCCTGCCCGAGCTGCCTCGGCTGCTTCCGGTTGCCTACCACCCCAAGGCAGCGCAGATCGAGTTCCGGTCGAACGGCTGGGTGCGCAGCCGCCTCGGCGACTGCTTCGCGAGTGAGGAAGACCTGCTGCGCTACCTGCGCCAGCGGAACGGACTGTACGGGCCACTCACCGTGCCGTACGCCGATGAGCAGCGGGCGCTCGACATCGCCGACTGGTACCAGTACGTCACCGTCATCGACAGCTTCGTCTCGGACCGTTCGGCGCTGGGAGCCGATGAGGCGAGTGCTCGCGACGTGTTCGCCGACATCATGGACGACTTTCACGGTGACGGCGGCGGGAGGGAGGACTTTCCCTACGGTGTGGCGGGCAAGGAGCTGTGGCGTCGTATCAGCCCCGGGCTCTCTCCGGGTCAGATACGACGGTTCGCCGGTGCTCTCGAAGCGTTTCTGCGTGCGTGCGTCACCGAGATCCATTTCAAGCTGACGGAGAAGGTTCCGGACTACGAGACCTGCATGACCGTGCGGCTGGACAGTTTCGGCTGCGACTTCATACGGCTGATGACCGAATACGCGGCGGCCGTCGACATGAGCGGACTCGACCGGCTGCTCGCGGACGTGCACACCCACTGCATGCGGCAGATGATCATCGTCAACGACCTGCTCTCGTGGCGCAAGGAACACGCCCAGGGCGACAAGATGACGGTGGTTCGCGTGCTGATCGAGCGCGAGGGACTAGGCCTGCAGCAGTGTGTCGACCGGCTTCGTGAGCTGGTCGATCACCATGAGAGGGCCTACATCGTGGCTCGGGACCAGGTGCTGAAAGGTCCACACGGAATGCGCGCGGAGATCCGTGCCTATCTGAACGGCCTGAACCACCTCATCGGTGGCAGCGCGGAGTTCGAGTACCTCACGCCTCGCTACTTCGGCGACGGCTTCGTCTGGGACGGTTCCACCTCGGGGTGGATCAGCCTCACCGCTCCCGTCACCCGATTCCGGGCACAGCCCAACGCCAACGCACAGCCCAACGCCACCAGCAGCACCGATACCCATACCGATGTGGAGAGCAGCAGGCCGAAGGTGGCGACACCATCCCTGACGAGGAGCTGA
- a CDS encoding cytochrome P450, which yields MTETARIRPCAGNSTTGVAAPSRKGSAPGRLPVLGHAIPLRRRPLEFLVDLPAHGDLVEIRLGPKRAYLACHPELVRQVLLDPRTYDKGGPLFDKVRPLVGNGLFSSAWAEHRLQRRLVRPAFHPGRTASYVAVMCEEIGAVLGSWQEGHAIDLGATLHALTVRVTTRTLFSTTVGGRVVADVQHCLPIILRGIYRRMTAPVGLLERLPTPENRRFEQARRRLRAVIDETVQGCRRSGADNGDLLSTLVGARDEESGECFTDDDLRDQVMTLLIAGTETTASVVAWAFHLLSHHPEVEKQLHDEADRILDGRLPVFADLPALDYTRRLITETLRLYPPAWLLSRMVTVETELAGERLKPGATVLYSPYVLGRNPDLFPDPDRFDPDRWLPERAASVPRGAMVPFGAGSRKCIGEAFGLAEATLALAAISTRWQLRPVPGTTIRPRPEAALGTGRLCMLPRPRRFGTGPGRASS from the coding sequence GTGACAGAGACCGCACGTATACGGCCGTGCGCCGGCAACTCGACGACCGGCGTGGCGGCGCCGTCCAGGAAAGGCAGCGCCCCCGGCAGGCTCCCCGTTCTCGGCCATGCGATCCCCCTGCGGCGCCGTCCGCTGGAATTCCTGGTCGACCTGCCCGCGCACGGCGATCTGGTCGAGATCCGTCTCGGCCCCAAGCGCGCCTACCTGGCCTGCCACCCCGAACTCGTACGGCAGGTCCTGCTGGACCCGCGCACCTACGACAAGGGCGGACCGCTGTTCGACAAGGTCCGACCGCTCGTGGGCAACGGCTTGTTCAGCTCGGCCTGGGCGGAACACCGATTACAGCGCCGACTGGTGCGGCCCGCCTTTCACCCCGGTCGGACGGCGTCGTACGTCGCCGTGATGTGCGAAGAGATAGGCGCCGTCCTCGGTTCGTGGCAGGAGGGCCATGCCATCGACCTCGGCGCCACGCTGCATGCGCTGACGGTCCGGGTCACCACGCGAACCTTGTTCTCCACCACGGTCGGTGGTCGGGTCGTTGCCGACGTACAGCACTGCCTGCCCATCATCCTCCGCGGCATCTACCGGCGGATGACCGCGCCGGTCGGTCTCCTGGAGAGACTGCCCACCCCGGAGAACAGGCGATTCGAGCAGGCACGCAGGAGGCTGCGCGCCGTCATCGACGAGACGGTGCAGGGCTGCCGGCGCTCGGGGGCCGACAACGGGGACCTGCTGTCGACCCTGGTCGGTGCCCGGGACGAGGAGAGCGGTGAATGCTTCACCGATGACGACCTCCGTGACCAGGTCATGACCCTGCTGATCGCAGGTACCGAGACCACCGCGAGCGTCGTGGCATGGGCCTTCCACCTGTTGAGTCACCACCCCGAGGTCGAAAAGCAGTTGCACGACGAAGCCGACCGCATCCTCGATGGCCGACTGCCCGTGTTCGCCGACCTGCCCGCCCTGGACTACACCCGACGCCTCATCACCGAAACCCTTCGCCTCTACCCGCCCGCCTGGCTGCTCAGCCGGATGGTCACCGTCGAGACGGAACTCGCCGGGGAAAGGCTGAAACCGGGCGCGACCGTCCTGTACAGCCCCTACGTCCTCGGCCGCAATCCTGATCTCTTCCCCGATCCCGATCGCTTCGACCCCGATCGCTGGCTTCCCGAGCGGGCGGCATCAGTGCCGCGTGGCGCGATGGTGCCTTTCGGCGCCGGCAGCCGCAAATGCATCGGTGAGGCATTCGGCCTGGCCGAGGCGACCCTGGCCCTGGCAGCCATCAGTACGCGCTGGCAGCTCCGGCCCGTGCCCGGGACGACGATCCGCCCGAGGCCGGAAGCGGCCCTGGGCACCGGTCGCCTCTGCATGCTGCCCCGACCGCGACGCTTCGGGACAGGTCCGGGGCGCGCGAGTTCCTGA
- a CDS encoding VOC family protein produces MDKETTPAASDTTSSHDVYGAPCWITLLARDLSEAQAFYGAVLGWQFRRAKLGDQFSTAMLDDMPVAGLGSPEPALRAPSGWTPYFAVADADETAARILERCATVAVGPLTFPVGRGALAADRDGAVFGIWEGQLVSDWLSWRKNAPAWLRLRTRDAFDAAIFYGQVLDWACERPGCCEVEYEKEEVVLRQEGHIVARLSSGAVETAPDPMIRPRWHVHFPVADVTATSEAVRRNGGMVLGQRDTPEGRAATVCDPNGALFTITSRTFPD; encoded by the coding sequence ATGGACAAGGAAACGACACCGGCGGCGTCTGACACGACGTCGAGCCACGATGTGTATGGCGCGCCCTGCTGGATCACCCTGCTGGCGCGCGACCTGTCAGAAGCGCAGGCCTTCTACGGCGCGGTACTCGGATGGCAATTCCGGCGGGCCAAACTCGGGGACCAGTTCAGTACCGCCATGCTCGATGACATGCCGGTTGCCGGCCTCGGCTCACCCGAGCCCGCTCTGCGGGCGCCGTCCGGCTGGACGCCGTATTTCGCGGTCGCCGACGCGGACGAGACCGCGGCGCGGATACTGGAACGCTGCGCCACGGTCGCGGTGGGCCCGCTGACCTTTCCCGTCGGCCGTGGTGCGCTGGCCGCGGACCGGGACGGCGCCGTCTTCGGGATCTGGGAAGGACAGCTCGTGTCCGACTGGCTGAGCTGGCGCAAGAACGCGCCGGCCTGGCTGCGTCTGCGGACACGGGACGCGTTCGATGCCGCGATCTTCTACGGGCAGGTCCTCGACTGGGCATGCGAACGCCCCGGCTGCTGCGAGGTCGAGTACGAGAAGGAGGAAGTCGTACTCCGCCAGGAGGGGCACATCGTGGCCCGCCTCAGCTCCGGCGCGGTCGAAACCGCGCCGGACCCCATGATCCGGCCGCGCTGGCACGTCCACTTCCCCGTCGCTGATGTGACCGCCACCAGCGAGGCGGTGCGCCGCAACGGAGGCATGGTTCTCGGGCAGCGCGACACTCCCGAGGGCCGGGCAGCGACCGTGTGCGACCCCAACGGCGCCCTGTTCACGATCACCAGCCGCACGTTCCCCGACTGA
- a CDS encoding PHP domain-containing protein codes for MHPVEALERIAFLLERSLAETYRVRAFRTAAAVLAQMPDDEIRRRAEAGSLEAVKGIGPKTAGVVREALSQEVPRYLQRLEDEASRPLAEGGTGLRSLLRGDCHLHSDWSDGGSPIEAMGRAAIALGHEWAALTDHSPRLTVAKGLSAERLREQLEVVAELNRRWPPFRLLTGIECDILSDGSLDQEPELLDQLDLVVVSVHSELRMESAAMTRRLVKAVQNPLADVLGHCTGRLVSDKKRPESQFDAEEVFAACAAHGTAVEINSRPERRDPPKRLLRRAVAAGTFFAVDTDAHAPGQLDWQIIGCARAEECEVPADRVINTWNAADLLDWTGSRVGPAS; via the coding sequence ATGCACCCCGTGGAGGCGCTGGAACGGATCGCGTTCCTGCTGGAGCGCTCCCTCGCCGAGACCTACCGGGTCCGCGCCTTTCGCACCGCAGCCGCCGTCCTGGCTCAGATGCCCGATGACGAGATCCGCCGACGCGCGGAGGCGGGGTCACTTGAAGCCGTCAAGGGCATCGGCCCGAAGACGGCGGGTGTCGTACGTGAGGCGCTGTCTCAAGAGGTACCGCGCTACCTTCAGCGGCTGGAGGACGAGGCGTCCAGGCCGCTTGCCGAGGGCGGGACAGGGCTGCGTTCCCTGCTGCGGGGCGACTGCCATCTGCATTCGGACTGGTCGGACGGTGGCAGCCCCATCGAGGCGATGGGGCGGGCGGCGATCGCCCTGGGCCACGAGTGGGCCGCTCTCACCGACCACTCTCCGCGGCTGACCGTCGCGAAAGGGCTGTCCGCCGAGCGGCTGCGTGAGCAGTTGGAGGTCGTGGCGGAGCTCAACAGGCGGTGGCCCCCCTTCCGGCTGCTGACCGGCATCGAGTGCGACATCCTGTCGGACGGCTCCCTCGACCAGGAGCCGGAGCTGCTGGATCAGCTGGATCTCGTGGTCGTCTCGGTCCACTCGGAGCTGCGCATGGAGTCGGCGGCAATGACACGGCGGCTGGTCAAGGCGGTTCAGAACCCCTTGGCCGATGTGTTGGGCCACTGCACGGGCCGACTCGTCTCGGACAAGAAACGACCCGAGTCACAGTTCGACGCGGAAGAGGTCTTCGCGGCCTGCGCCGCCCACGGCACAGCCGTGGAGATCAACAGCCGGCCCGAGCGACGGGATCCCCCCAAACGCCTGCTGCGCCGAGCGGTGGCTGCCGGAACCTTCTTCGCCGTCGACACGGACGCACACGCCCCGGGGCAGCTCGACTGGCAGATCATCGGCTGTGCCCGGGCCGAGGAGTGCGAGGTGCCCGCGGACCGAGTGATCAATACCTGGAACGCGGCTGACCTGCTCGACTGGACCGGGTCCCGCGTGGGCCCGGCCTCCTGA
- a CDS encoding gas vesicle protein GvpO, which produces MANTSENTPKSENTPKRNGNAADRPGPMELLRQARAQLTELTGMEVESVSSFVQTEDGWSLEVEVLELARVPATTSLLATYEVTLDAQGELTGYRRVRRYERGRADPR; this is translated from the coding sequence ATGGCGAATACATCAGAGAACACCCCGAAATCAGAGAACACACCGAAGAGGAACGGGAATGCGGCGGACAGGCCGGGCCCGATGGAGCTGCTGCGCCAGGCGCGTGCCCAGCTGACGGAACTCACCGGCATGGAGGTCGAATCGGTCTCGTCGTTCGTCCAGACCGAGGACGGCTGGTCGTTGGAGGTCGAGGTGCTCGAACTGGCCCGCGTCCCCGCGACGACAAGCCTCCTGGCGACGTACGAGGTGACCCTCGACGCCCAGGGCGAGCTGACCGGCTACCGACGCGTTCGCCGCTACGAGCGCGGCAGGGCCGACCCCAGATAG
- a CDS encoding gas vesicle structural protein GvpA, whose amino-acid sequence MTVVPAQQSRGGGSSGLYDVLELVLDRGLVIDAFIRVSLVGIEILKIDIRIVVASVDTYLRFAEACNRLDLEAGPRKDPGLPDLVGEITESGARGKSKGVLEGAAEKISDSFRQGRDEEKAESRPRTRRTTSRAKKEETE is encoded by the coding sequence ATGACCGTTGTGCCGGCACAGCAAAGCAGGGGTGGAGGCAGCAGTGGCCTCTACGACGTCCTGGAACTCGTACTCGACCGTGGGCTCGTCATTGACGCCTTCATACGGGTCTCCCTCGTAGGAATCGAGATCCTGAAGATCGATATCCGGATCGTGGTCGCCAGCGTCGACACGTATCTGCGCTTCGCGGAGGCGTGCAACCGGCTCGACCTCGAGGCCGGGCCGCGCAAGGACCCGGGTCTGCCCGACTTGGTCGGAGAGATCACGGAGTCCGGAGCGCGCGGCAAGTCCAAAGGCGTGCTGGAAGGCGCCGCGGAGAAGATCTCGGACTCGTTCCGGCAGGGCCGTGATGAGGAGAAGGCCGAATCCAGGCCGCGCACCAGGCGCACGACGTCCCGCGCAAAGAAGGAGGAGACGGAGTGA
- a CDS encoding GvpL/GvpF family gas vesicle protein: MSTYVYGIARSSHPSLPETATGVGNPPRPVRALRQGKLLALVSDAPEDLKPKRRDLLAHQNVLREAGEEGTVLPLRFGGISPDDETLTAVLAEREDHYLDRLRALDGKAEYNVKATHDEDAVLHRVLADDPGLRAMAEAGRTAEGGSQEQKVQLGERIAAAVQLREALDADLVRATLEGSTEEVSAGPQSTGWLTNLSFLVIRERGAEFLNAVDELRLQQPHLALTVTGPLPPYSFVE, translated from the coding sequence GTGAGTACGTACGTCTATGGCATCGCACGGAGCTCGCACCCGAGCCTCCCGGAGACGGCGACCGGGGTGGGCAACCCGCCGCGGCCCGTACGCGCCCTGAGGCAGGGCAAGCTCCTGGCTCTGGTCAGCGATGCGCCCGAAGACCTGAAGCCCAAGCGGCGCGATCTGCTGGCGCATCAGAACGTGCTGCGCGAGGCGGGCGAGGAGGGCACCGTACTGCCCCTGCGCTTCGGTGGCATCTCGCCGGACGACGAGACACTGACAGCCGTGCTCGCCGAACGTGAGGACCACTACCTGGACCGGCTGCGCGCACTGGACGGCAAGGCCGAGTACAACGTCAAGGCAACACACGACGAAGACGCTGTCCTGCACCGGGTGCTCGCCGACGACCCCGGACTGCGGGCCATGGCTGAGGCCGGCCGAACCGCCGAGGGCGGTTCGCAAGAGCAGAAGGTACAGCTCGGCGAGCGCATCGCGGCCGCCGTGCAGCTGCGCGAGGCCCTGGACGCCGATCTGGTGCGGGCGACGCTCGAAGGATCGACCGAGGAAGTGAGCGCCGGACCGCAGAGCACCGGATGGCTGACGAACCTCTCCTTCCTCGTGATTCGCGAACGCGGTGCCGAATTCCTGAACGCCGTCGACGAGCTGCGCCTGCAACAGCCACACCTGGCACTGACCGTGACCGGGCCCCTTCCTCCGTACAGCTTCGTGGAGTGA
- a CDS encoding gas vesicle protein GvpG: MGLLGELLLLPAAPLRGTAWVLQQVVDEAERQYYDPSAIQGELARLAEQFDAGDIDEAEFDRREDELLERLQIMQNREQKQ; the protein is encoded by the coding sequence ATGGGGCTGCTCGGAGAACTTTTGCTGCTGCCTGCCGCACCCCTGCGTGGCACCGCCTGGGTGCTGCAGCAGGTCGTGGACGAGGCGGAACGGCAGTACTACGACCCGTCGGCCATACAGGGCGAACTCGCCCGTCTCGCAGAGCAGTTTGATGCGGGCGATATCGACGAGGCCGAATTCGACCGCCGCGAGGACGAACTCCTCGAGCGGCTGCAGATCATGCAGAACAGAGAGCAGAAGCAATGA
- a CDS encoding DNA primase translates to MNSLNNRLVMGLAVGAGYVLGRTKKAKLAFAIGTMVAGKRLQLSPRALGDLVTQQLQSNPQFKAIGDQLREDLRGVGRAATGALVNRQLEGMADRLHERTLSVQDRIYDADSDVHGEDEADQDLEEDEEKREPQERAKAEEPAKKTAKKTAPTRRSPAKKAAGTGRRTTKQAAAKKATSRGGRSSG, encoded by the coding sequence ATGAACAGCTTGAACAACCGGCTGGTGATGGGCCTCGCCGTGGGCGCCGGGTATGTGCTCGGGCGCACCAAAAAGGCGAAGCTGGCATTCGCCATCGGCACGATGGTGGCCGGCAAGCGGCTGCAATTGAGTCCGAGAGCGCTCGGCGACCTCGTTACCCAACAGCTGCAGAGCAACCCGCAGTTCAAGGCGATCGGCGACCAACTGCGGGAGGACCTGCGCGGGGTGGGCAGGGCGGCGACCGGAGCGCTGGTCAACCGGCAGCTCGAAGGAATGGCCGACCGGCTGCACGAGCGGACGTTGAGCGTGCAGGACCGAATCTACGACGCTGACTCCGATGTGCATGGTGAGGACGAGGCCGATCAGGACCTGGAGGAGGACGAGGAGAAGCGGGAGCCTCAGGAACGGGCCAAGGCGGAAGAACCGGCGAAGAAGACGGCGAAGAAGACAGCGCCCACACGCAGGAGCCCGGCCAAGAAGGCGGCCGGGACCGGCCGGCGCACCACAAAGCAGGCTGCTGCCAAGAAGGCAACCTCGAGGGGAGGCCGTAGCAGTGGCTGA
- a CDS encoding SRPBCC family protein, with protein sequence MAEKQSLLSADNPAAQRLKEELQSYLAVQAQRKMTAVGRTLGRTTVKLNDIAEGHSPGLAKLALEGGRKAAQGKGPLRSAVELGASRIKANLTQTLKGFGGKRKKARGGSKPVVIMETVDVGVPVREAYDQWSLFQDFSTFTKGVKSVSIADDVTSDWQLKVFWSSRSWQAHITEQIPDTRIQWTSQGAKGSANGVVTFHPLGENLTRVLLVLEYYPKGLFEKTGNIWRAQGRRARLDLKNFARHISLRGEAEDGWRGEIRDGEVVRPDDEAVPDEPDEQGEPDEADLYEDDAEDAAEEEPEEEYEYETDDEADDKDQGMAEEEDEAVSARTGNGGRR encoded by the coding sequence GTGGCTGAGAAACAGAGCCTGCTGAGCGCAGACAACCCCGCTGCTCAGAGACTGAAAGAGGAGCTGCAGAGTTATCTGGCCGTGCAGGCCCAGCGGAAGATGACGGCGGTCGGCCGCACCCTCGGCCGTACCACGGTCAAGCTCAACGACATCGCGGAGGGCCACAGCCCCGGCCTCGCCAAGCTGGCCCTGGAAGGCGGCCGCAAGGCCGCCCAGGGCAAGGGCCCGCTCCGCAGCGCAGTCGAACTGGGGGCCTCGCGGATCAAGGCGAATCTCACCCAGACCCTCAAGGGCTTCGGCGGAAAGCGCAAGAAGGCCAGGGGAGGGAGCAAACCGGTCGTCATCATGGAGACCGTCGATGTCGGAGTCCCGGTACGCGAGGCCTACGACCAGTGGTCACTTTTCCAGGACTTCTCCACGTTCACCAAGGGCGTCAAGAGCGTGAGCATCGCCGACGACGTGACATCGGACTGGCAGTTGAAGGTCTTCTGGTCGAGCCGTAGCTGGCAGGCCCACATCACCGAGCAGATACCGGACACCCGCATCCAGTGGACGTCGCAGGGCGCCAAAGGAAGCGCGAACGGTGTCGTCACCTTCCATCCATTGGGCGAGAACCTGACCCGGGTGCTGCTTGTCCTGGAGTACTACCCCAAGGGGCTGTTCGAGAAGACGGGCAACATCTGGCGTGCCCAGGGCCGGCGCGCCCGGCTCGATCTGAAGAACTTCGCCCGCCATATTTCGCTGCGCGGTGAGGCGGAAGACGGGTGGCGGGGCGAGATCCGGGACGGCGAGGTGGTGCGCCCCGACGACGAGGCCGTACCCGATGAGCCGGACGAGCAGGGCGAGCCGGACGAGGCGGACCTGTACGAGGACGACGCGGAGGACGCAGCGGAGGAGGAGCCGGAAGAGGAGTACGAATACGAGACCGACGACGAGGCCGACGACAAGGACCAGGGCATGGCCGAGGAAGAAGACGAGGCCGTGTCCGCCCGGACCGGCAACGGCGGCCGCCGATGA
- a CDS encoding gas vesicle protein, whose product MTTASRLPDPYGGSSGANLADILERVLDKGIVIAGDIRINLLDIELLTIKLRLIVASVDKAKEMGIDWWEDDPALSSGARRRELAEENERLQRRIAELESSDRTGEDRKESA is encoded by the coding sequence ATGACCACGGCAAGCAGGCTCCCAGATCCCTATGGCGGTTCCAGCGGCGCGAATCTCGCCGACATCCTTGAGCGCGTGCTCGACAAGGGAATCGTGATCGCGGGCGACATCCGCATCAATCTCCTGGACATCGAGCTTCTGACGATCAAACTCCGCCTGATCGTCGCCTCCGTCGACAAGGCCAAGGAAATGGGAATCGACTGGTGGGAGGACGACCCCGCGCTCTCCTCCGGTGCCCGTCGCCGCGAACTGGCGGAGGAGAACGAGCGATTGCAGCGCCGTATCGCGGAACTCGAATCGTCCGATCGAACAGGTGAGGACCGCAAGGAGTCGGCATGA